One genomic window of Glycine max cultivar Williams 82 chromosome 16, Glycine_max_v4.0, whole genome shotgun sequence includes the following:
- the LOC100817088 gene encoding uncharacterized protein isoform X2 — translation MDGLQLLFPPPLNRLKIDQCKGPRVPLPPYAYSAKSCTKKGFTGSNVHRRCQNKIANRVSKLNELPDNSCSQSSLVSGPGLFPGSSAALNSSDKYTSHSKEDDKSLKKNSRKRARKKVKQSKKKSSDSGSPEREVLTEEYVSVSLTSETCSSNDVDKEDVGEFSTSDDRLIKSDCERNCNINIMEAPNSCNSYLNQGMSKATEPIVQSSARECATFEPKNQLQDEGPDFEVIDRGIKDIQHMEPCCFNDVHDSLVLDSVSGGFRSDESINANDTGKPSNKANCTITSDSGDGYSLGQNLTNGIHNNCEHNEGIWHGGQNCISNDKRVKQKRTMSKSSDLNKFGGAGILHGRKGKENSHSVWQKVQKNSSDDGSGDLKKVNTTSSQFASTLEKDPSVIKECNSVSVNGVSKTEDKKHLKNKIGRKSKAKVESGAKTGLDNYSWKSFQFNGSLSNDHGKASFQQNDMLHISSQEIDQQGLNTVSGFSDINCLMDGVQTNGVEQVTSEIGHSAEFHLEESGPQKSASNIIAKTNNENIDSQDSSFIMPGEYINQSNMSEELSPDSCNLEGDEVGQNEKEVSSADYNAQNHSSGTTLWKWIPVGKKDRGLEKSESNSAPPENSDASSRNNSNSESSVEPEVASSENPDSLNASRACNGQIYDKVSCLDEGENHKMGSQVARTLTEHRDKHEAANHMFYECENQDMLENYSYRIAQAVNDACKAQLACEAVHMATGGPVAEFERLLHFCSPVICKSLSSHSCSACSHNHGGGASLCRHEIPDLSLGCLWQWYEKHGSYGLEIRAQGHENPKRQGGVADFPFRAYFVPSLSAVQLFKNHENLCVNNGDRLPNSEVSEACEMVDISANSSTASQHSIFSVLFPQPRNQDKSSQTPKETASINNASIPSINSTCSGDLELLFEYFEFEQPQQRQPLYEKIQELVRGHIPIESSTYGDPTKLDSINLRDLHPRSWFSVAWYPIYRIPDGNFRASFLTYHSLGHLVRRRTSDLSTVGSCIVSPTVGLQSYNAQGECWFQLKHSAPAAEMVNLEPSLLLKERLRTLEETASLMARAVVNKGNLTCTNRHPDYEFFLSRRRY, via the exons ATGGATGGTCTGCAACTCCTTTTCCCTCCACCTCTCAATAGGTTGAAGATTGATCAATGTAAGGGGCCTAGAGTACCTCTTCCTCCCTATGCTTATTCAGCTAAATCATGTACTAAAAAAGGCTTTACTGGCTCAAATGTGCATCGTCGATGTCAAAACAAGATTGCTAACAGAGTTTCTAAACTGAATGAACTCCCCGACAATTCTTGTTCTCAAAGTTCATTAGTCAGTGGCCCTGGCTTGTTCCCTGGTAGTTCTGCTGCACTTAATTCATCTGATAAGTACACAAGTCATTCCAAGGAAGATGACAAGTCTTTGAAGAAAAACTCAAGAAAAAGGGCAAGAAAGAAAGTTAAACAGAGTAAGAAGAAGTCAAGTGACAGTGGCTCTCCTGAACGTGAAGTTCTTACTGAGGAATATGTCTCTGTAAGTTTGACTTCTGAGACCTGCAGCAGCAATGATGTGGATAAGGAGGATGTGGGAGAATTTTCAACTTCTGATGATAGGTTAATAAAATCTGATTGTGAAAGGAATTGCAACATCAATATTATGGAAGCACCTAATAGTTGCAACTCTTATCTTAATCAGGGCATGTCAAAAGCTACTGAACCTATTGTTCAAAGTTCTGCCAGAGAATGTGCCACATTTGAACCCAAGAATCAGCTCCAAGATGAGGGCCCTGATTTTGAAGTCATTGATAGAGGAATAAAGGACATCCAACACATGGAGCCATGCTGTTTTAATGATGTACATGACTCTTTGGTGCTGGATTCAGTTTCAGGTGGTTTCAGAAGTGATGAAAGTATAAATGCTAATGATACAGGAAAGCCGTCCAACAAGGCAAATTGCACAATCACTTCAGATTCAGGAGATGGATATTCTCTTGGTCAAAACTTAACGAATGGTATTCACAATAACTGTGAACATAATGAGGGGATTTGGCATGGTGGTCAAAATTGCATCAGTAATGATAAGAGAGTTAAGCAGAAGAGAACAATGTCGAAGAGTTCAGATCTAAACAAATTTGGGGGTGCTGGAATTTTGCATGGTCGAAAAGGGAAGGAAAATAGTCATTCTGTATGGCAAAAGGTTCAGAAGAACAGTTCTGATGATGGTAGTGGTGACTTGAAGAAAGTAAACACAACTTCATCACAATTTGCTTCTACTCTAGAAAAGGATCCTTCAGTTATCAAAGAATGTAATTCTGTTAGTGTAAATGGTGTATCAAAAACTGAAGATAAGAaacacttgaaaaataaaattggtagGAAATCAAAAGCTAAAGTGGAGTCAGGTGCAAAAACGGGCCTCGACAATTATTCCTGGAAGAGTTTCCAATTTAACGGGTCTTTGTCTAATGATCATGGGAAGGCTAGTTTTCAACAGAATGACATGTTGCATATCTCTTCTCAGGAAATTGATCAACAAGGATTGAACACTGTCTCTGGATTTTCTGATATTAATTGCCTTATGGATGGGGTCCAGACCAATGGAGTTGAACAGGTAACATCTGAAATAGGTCACAGTGCAGAGTTTCATCTGGAGGAGTCAGGTCCACAAAAAAGTGCCAGCAATATAATTGCAAAGACAAACAATGAAAATATAGATAGTCAGGATAGCTCATTCATAATGCCAGGTGAGTAcatcaatcaatcaaatatgTCTGAGGAGCTGTCTCCAGATTCTTGTAATCTTGAAGGTGATGAGGTTGGTCAAAATGAGAAAGAAGTTTCTTCTGCAGACTACAATGCACAAAACCACAGTTCTGGAACTACCCTATGGAAATGGATACCAGTTGGGAAAAAAGATAGAGGGTTGGAAAAATCTGAATCAAATAGTGCACCACCAGAAAATTCTGATGCATCCTCTCGTAACAATTCTAACTCTGAAAGCAGTGTTGAACCAGAAGTGGCCTCTTCTGAAAATCCGGATTCACTAAATGCAAGCAGAGCATGCAACGGCCAGATTTACGACAAAGTGTCTTGTCTAGATGAGGGTGAGAACCACAAAATGGGTAGTCAGGTTGCACGTACATTGACAGAGCACAGGGACAAGCATGAAGCTGCTAATCACATGTTTTATGAATGTGAAAATCAAGATATGTTAGAAAATTATTCTTACAGAATAGCTCAAGCTGTGAATGATGCCTGTAAGGCACAACTGGCTTGTGAAGCAGTACACATGGCTACAGGTGGTCCAGTTGCAGAGTTTGAAAGACTACTACATTTTTGTAGTCCTGTTATTTGTAAGTCACTCAGTTCACACAGTTGTTCGGCCTGCTCACACAACCATGGTGGTGGTGCCTCACTGTGCAGACATGAGATCCCTGACCTATCTTTGGGATGCCTGTGGCAGTGGTATGAGAAACATGGGAGCTATGGGTTAGAGATAAGGGCTCAGGGTCATGAAAATCCGAAGAGACAAGGAGGTGTTGCTGATTTTCCATTCCGTGCCTATTTTGTCCCTTCTTTATCAGCAGTTCAGCTGTTTAAGAACCATGAAAATTTATGTGTAAATAACGGTGACAGGCTCCCAAATTCTGAGGTTTCAGAGGCATGTGAAATGGTTGACATTTCAGCAAACTCATCTACTGCCAGTCAACATTCAATATTTTCTGTTCTCTTTCCTCAGCCTCGCAATCAGGACAAAAGCAGTCAAACACCAAAGGAGACGGCTTCTATCAATAATGCATCTATTCCGTCTATCAACTCAACCTGCTCTGGTGATTTAGAACttctttttgaatattttgaatttgagcAACCTCAACAAAGACAACCTCTTTATGAGAA GATACAAGAACTGGTTAGAGGCCATATACCAATTGAATCTTCAACTTATGGGGACCCAACAAAACTGGATTCAATTAACCTACGAGATCTTCACCCTAGATCTTG GTTCTCAGTTGCATGGTATCCTATTTACCGCATACCAGATGGCAACTTTCGTGCATCTTTTTTGACTTACCATTCACTTGGACATTTGGTTCGTAGAAGAACTTCAGATTTGTCAACTGTAGGTTCTTGCATAGTATCTCCAACTGTGGGGCTTCAAAGCTACAATGCCCAG GGTGAATGCTGGTTCCAGCTGAAGCATTCTGCACCTGCAGCAGAAATGGTGAACTTAGAACCTTCTTTACTTCTTAAAGAGCGTTTGAGGACACTTGAGGAAACAGCATCTCTCATGGCAAGAGCTGTGGTCAACAAGGGGAACCTAACCTGTACAAACAGACACCCTGATTATGAGTTTTTCTTGTCTAGGCGACGGTATTGA
- the LOC100817088 gene encoding uncharacterized protein isoform X1, whose translation MARKMHCAPQEIGNDSPKVSEARKDSISTVYQQQNKLTSLEDCQESSLLKINTDSRCAILPIFSFEPDGTWRIVALPVQCQNHINLASGVNMDGLQLLFPPPLNRLKIDQCKGPRVPLPPYAYSAKSCTKKGFTGSNVHRRCQNKIANRVSKLNELPDNSCSQSSLVSGPGLFPGSSAALNSSDKYTSHSKEDDKSLKKNSRKRARKKVKQSKKKSSDSGSPEREVLTEEYVSVSLTSETCSSNDVDKEDVGEFSTSDDRLIKSDCERNCNINIMEAPNSCNSYLNQGMSKATEPIVQSSARECATFEPKNQLQDEGPDFEVIDRGIKDIQHMEPCCFNDVHDSLVLDSVSGGFRSDESINANDTGKPSNKANCTITSDSGDGYSLGQNLTNGIHNNCEHNEGIWHGGQNCISNDKRVKQKRTMSKSSDLNKFGGAGILHGRKGKENSHSVWQKVQKNSSDDGSGDLKKVNTTSSQFASTLEKDPSVIKECNSVSVNGVSKTEDKKHLKNKIGRKSKAKVESGAKTGLDNYSWKSFQFNGSLSNDHGKASFQQNDMLHISSQEIDQQGLNTVSGFSDINCLMDGVQTNGVEQVTSEIGHSAEFHLEESGPQKSASNIIAKTNNENIDSQDSSFIMPGEYINQSNMSEELSPDSCNLEGDEVGQNEKEVSSADYNAQNHSSGTTLWKWIPVGKKDRGLEKSESNSAPPENSDASSRNNSNSESSVEPEVASSENPDSLNASRACNGQIYDKVSCLDEGENHKMGSQVARTLTEHRDKHEAANHMFYECENQDMLENYSYRIAQAVNDACKAQLACEAVHMATGGPVAEFERLLHFCSPVICKSLSSHSCSACSHNHGGGASLCRHEIPDLSLGCLWQWYEKHGSYGLEIRAQGHENPKRQGGVADFPFRAYFVPSLSAVQLFKNHENLCVNNGDRLPNSEVSEACEMVDISANSSTASQHSIFSVLFPQPRNQDKSSQTPKETASINNASIPSINSTCSGDLELLFEYFEFEQPQQRQPLYEKIQELVRGHIPIESSTYGDPTKLDSINLRDLHPRSWFSVAWYPIYRIPDGNFRASFLTYHSLGHLVRRRTSDLSTVGSCIVSPTVGLQSYNAQGECWFQLKHSAPAAEMVNLEPSLLLKERLRTLEETASLMARAVVNKGNLTCTNRHPDYEFFLSRRRY comes from the exons GCGAGGAAGATGCATTGTGCCCCTCAAGAGATAGGCAATGATAGTCCAAAAGTTTCAGAAGCAAGAAAGGATTCCATATCAACCGTATATCAACAGCAAAATAAACTCACATCTTTAGAG GATTGTCAAGAATCTTCTCTTTTAAAGATTAACACTGATAGtag GTGTGCAATCCTTCCAATCTTTAGCTTCGAGCCTGATGGAACCTGGAGAATTGTTGCCCTACCAGTGCAGTGTCAAAATCACATTAACTTAGCTTCTGGTGTAAATATGGATGGTCTGCAACTCCTTTTCCCTCCACCTCTCAATAGGTTGAAGATTGATCAATGTAAGGGGCCTAGAGTACCTCTTCCTCCCTATGCTTATTCAGCTAAATCATGTACTAAAAAAGGCTTTACTGGCTCAAATGTGCATCGTCGATGTCAAAACAAGATTGCTAACAGAGTTTCTAAACTGAATGAACTCCCCGACAATTCTTGTTCTCAAAGTTCATTAGTCAGTGGCCCTGGCTTGTTCCCTGGTAGTTCTGCTGCACTTAATTCATCTGATAAGTACACAAGTCATTCCAAGGAAGATGACAAGTCTTTGAAGAAAAACTCAAGAAAAAGGGCAAGAAAGAAAGTTAAACAGAGTAAGAAGAAGTCAAGTGACAGTGGCTCTCCTGAACGTGAAGTTCTTACTGAGGAATATGTCTCTGTAAGTTTGACTTCTGAGACCTGCAGCAGCAATGATGTGGATAAGGAGGATGTGGGAGAATTTTCAACTTCTGATGATAGGTTAATAAAATCTGATTGTGAAAGGAATTGCAACATCAATATTATGGAAGCACCTAATAGTTGCAACTCTTATCTTAATCAGGGCATGTCAAAAGCTACTGAACCTATTGTTCAAAGTTCTGCCAGAGAATGTGCCACATTTGAACCCAAGAATCAGCTCCAAGATGAGGGCCCTGATTTTGAAGTCATTGATAGAGGAATAAAGGACATCCAACACATGGAGCCATGCTGTTTTAATGATGTACATGACTCTTTGGTGCTGGATTCAGTTTCAGGTGGTTTCAGAAGTGATGAAAGTATAAATGCTAATGATACAGGAAAGCCGTCCAACAAGGCAAATTGCACAATCACTTCAGATTCAGGAGATGGATATTCTCTTGGTCAAAACTTAACGAATGGTATTCACAATAACTGTGAACATAATGAGGGGATTTGGCATGGTGGTCAAAATTGCATCAGTAATGATAAGAGAGTTAAGCAGAAGAGAACAATGTCGAAGAGTTCAGATCTAAACAAATTTGGGGGTGCTGGAATTTTGCATGGTCGAAAAGGGAAGGAAAATAGTCATTCTGTATGGCAAAAGGTTCAGAAGAACAGTTCTGATGATGGTAGTGGTGACTTGAAGAAAGTAAACACAACTTCATCACAATTTGCTTCTACTCTAGAAAAGGATCCTTCAGTTATCAAAGAATGTAATTCTGTTAGTGTAAATGGTGTATCAAAAACTGAAGATAAGAaacacttgaaaaataaaattggtagGAAATCAAAAGCTAAAGTGGAGTCAGGTGCAAAAACGGGCCTCGACAATTATTCCTGGAAGAGTTTCCAATTTAACGGGTCTTTGTCTAATGATCATGGGAAGGCTAGTTTTCAACAGAATGACATGTTGCATATCTCTTCTCAGGAAATTGATCAACAAGGATTGAACACTGTCTCTGGATTTTCTGATATTAATTGCCTTATGGATGGGGTCCAGACCAATGGAGTTGAACAGGTAACATCTGAAATAGGTCACAGTGCAGAGTTTCATCTGGAGGAGTCAGGTCCACAAAAAAGTGCCAGCAATATAATTGCAAAGACAAACAATGAAAATATAGATAGTCAGGATAGCTCATTCATAATGCCAGGTGAGTAcatcaatcaatcaaatatgTCTGAGGAGCTGTCTCCAGATTCTTGTAATCTTGAAGGTGATGAGGTTGGTCAAAATGAGAAAGAAGTTTCTTCTGCAGACTACAATGCACAAAACCACAGTTCTGGAACTACCCTATGGAAATGGATACCAGTTGGGAAAAAAGATAGAGGGTTGGAAAAATCTGAATCAAATAGTGCACCACCAGAAAATTCTGATGCATCCTCTCGTAACAATTCTAACTCTGAAAGCAGTGTTGAACCAGAAGTGGCCTCTTCTGAAAATCCGGATTCACTAAATGCAAGCAGAGCATGCAACGGCCAGATTTACGACAAAGTGTCTTGTCTAGATGAGGGTGAGAACCACAAAATGGGTAGTCAGGTTGCACGTACATTGACAGAGCACAGGGACAAGCATGAAGCTGCTAATCACATGTTTTATGAATGTGAAAATCAAGATATGTTAGAAAATTATTCTTACAGAATAGCTCAAGCTGTGAATGATGCCTGTAAGGCACAACTGGCTTGTGAAGCAGTACACATGGCTACAGGTGGTCCAGTTGCAGAGTTTGAAAGACTACTACATTTTTGTAGTCCTGTTATTTGTAAGTCACTCAGTTCACACAGTTGTTCGGCCTGCTCACACAACCATGGTGGTGGTGCCTCACTGTGCAGACATGAGATCCCTGACCTATCTTTGGGATGCCTGTGGCAGTGGTATGAGAAACATGGGAGCTATGGGTTAGAGATAAGGGCTCAGGGTCATGAAAATCCGAAGAGACAAGGAGGTGTTGCTGATTTTCCATTCCGTGCCTATTTTGTCCCTTCTTTATCAGCAGTTCAGCTGTTTAAGAACCATGAAAATTTATGTGTAAATAACGGTGACAGGCTCCCAAATTCTGAGGTTTCAGAGGCATGTGAAATGGTTGACATTTCAGCAAACTCATCTACTGCCAGTCAACATTCAATATTTTCTGTTCTCTTTCCTCAGCCTCGCAATCAGGACAAAAGCAGTCAAACACCAAAGGAGACGGCTTCTATCAATAATGCATCTATTCCGTCTATCAACTCAACCTGCTCTGGTGATTTAGAACttctttttgaatattttgaatttgagcAACCTCAACAAAGACAACCTCTTTATGAGAA GATACAAGAACTGGTTAGAGGCCATATACCAATTGAATCTTCAACTTATGGGGACCCAACAAAACTGGATTCAATTAACCTACGAGATCTTCACCCTAGATCTTG GTTCTCAGTTGCATGGTATCCTATTTACCGCATACCAGATGGCAACTTTCGTGCATCTTTTTTGACTTACCATTCACTTGGACATTTGGTTCGTAGAAGAACTTCAGATTTGTCAACTGTAGGTTCTTGCATAGTATCTCCAACTGTGGGGCTTCAAAGCTACAATGCCCAG GGTGAATGCTGGTTCCAGCTGAAGCATTCTGCACCTGCAGCAGAAATGGTGAACTTAGAACCTTCTTTACTTCTTAAAGAGCGTTTGAGGACACTTGAGGAAACAGCATCTCTCATGGCAAGAGCTGTGGTCAACAAGGGGAACCTAACCTGTACAAACAGACACCCTGATTATGAGTTTTTCTTGTCTAGGCGACGGTATTGA